The genomic stretch ggggctccgattaaagtaaaaacctgaaaacaaaggaaaacatagcaataacacaacaaaatgataataaaacaactagaatgcatgtgaaatcggagtcgaaaatatggtaaatttcagtgttatcagttagctgatatttttacaaaggcaTTGGATGCAAATCAGTTTGAAGTCCTGAGAGGAAAATTAGGGCTTTACATTTATGAATacttgtagcaattaatatggagtgggaAAAGTGAGCAAAGTAGTGTCTATGTGGCTAAAATAAAGCGCCCccattatggtaaatcatcacctagttttggaaataccatctattaccttttcacacACAACCCTCACAACCTCACTACCTACTCCAACTCTTCCAACTTCCTTCTTCTTCCTCACACTCCTCTGCAAGGGCAACTTCAATTTTTCCACAGAAACGTCAAAATGTCCCAACATCAAACTACTACTGCTTCAAAAACTACTAAGTCCACTCAAAAGGTTAGCGCTCCTTCCACAAACTTTCACAATGATGAGATTCTCGATGTGGTTCCTCTATCAGTTATTCCCTGCAAGGCCCTTGATTTgaaccatcccatggatgcatcCTCTTCTGCATTCCCCAATCAAGGTAACAACACTAGTATCCCTTCTAGCTCAACTCATGCCACTAGTTCTAAGGAAGATATACACCACACTGATTGTGTCATTcgaaacctagtcactagaatccttaatgaaggacattctatgaagggagtctctactcccctgtctaaaatgtacccctctcctgaggttaAACAACATAGTAAGAAGAATGACGATTCCTCCAGTTCTGAGAAGGACATGgctgctgaaggtttgtgctccCTAGGGCAAACTGTGTTTGGTAAAGGAAAACCAGTGGCATCTAAAACTGCAAATGCTTCCTATTCTGAGAAGCATGATGTTACAAATGatgtgattgacctagaggatgataggtctgatgatcaagaggataacttacttcatcacttaaagccAAGTGTGGCTAAGCGTATGAAGACTAGAAAAGGAAGATCTATGGCTGAACTGATGTCAGCTAGAACAATTAAGAAGACTGCTGGTGCTGGTCCttccaaatcttggagcaaggttGAAGTAAAGAAGAGGAAGGTTAGAGAAGTTTCTGAGTCTGAAGAGGATGTCGAGGAAGATGTCCCTGAAATCTCTCCTGTGAAGAAGACCCATGTGAAGAAGTCCCCTGTGACAGTTGTTGTTGTGCATTTGGATAATATTTTTTTCCATCTTGAGGATGGAGCTTCCAAATGGAAATGTGTGATTCAAAGAAGGGTGGCTGTGGAAAGAGAGTTAGGAAAGGATGTTGTTGAAgtcaaggaggtcatggacctgataaAGTTTGCTGGGTTAATGAAGACTGTGGCTGGGTTCTCTCAGTGCTATGAGGGTTTagttaaggaattcattgtcaacatTCCTGAGGATACTGCTGATAAGAACAACAAGGAATTTTGCAAAGTGTTTGTGAGAGGTAAGTGTATCACATTCTCTCCCACTGTCATTAATAATTTTCTGGGAATAAGAGTTAAGGGTGCAGGTGAATTGGaagctacagacaatgaggtATGTAGAGAAACTACAACAAGGTAGGTGAAAGGGTGGCATATTAAAAAGTATCTTCCTGCTGGGAAGTTGACTATAAAGTATGCAatattgcataaaataggagCTGCAAATTGGGTGCATACCAACCATATTTCCATAATTGCTGATACCCTTGGAAGATTTATTTTTGTTGTTGGAACCAAAATGAAttttgactatggtagatttatATTTGAACAAATTATCAAGCATGCATCTACTAATGTAGTTAAGCTGCctattgcctttccctctatgatttgtgggattatcctaAATCAACACCCTTGTATTTTGAATTCTAATGACTTACGaagtagaagaaaacctgctctgtcagtgcactataaactgtttgaaggcagtcatgttgaagtcattgtcatgacatctgctgtgaaaAAGCCAACCTCAAAAGTTGGAACTATTGCTGAGCTGAAGGAGACTTGTAAAGAGCTGGGTGAAGGGATAATGGTAGCAATAACTAGGAAAGAATCGTTGGAAGCCCTGATTGCAAGATTGGAGCAAGCTGAAGGTGAGAATATGTAAcatgctaaggaagctgaagcccacacctctagtgagaggtctaCAAATAATGATGCGACAAGTGGCAATTCTGTTTCTGATGCTGATGaagctgcaagctcaagctcctctGATTAGCTCCTTTGACTTTGGTCCCTAGTGATGTGATGGTGTTTATTGATGTGATGGTTTTTGTTGCTGTTTTGATGGATTTTCTTGATTTTGGCAATTTTGTTTTGCTGTAttcatgttttgttggtttgtaTCTTAGCTTGCTTACATCTGAATATGTACTTGGTTTTGTAACCCTTAACTTTTGACATTTTGGTTTATGActgaatagacatttattttgtctctttggtttcttttggctaaaaagggggatAAGTAGCTATAGCTATAGATGATGTTGGATGTTTGATACAAAGAGGGAGAAGAGGGGGAAGTATTCTGTCTGTGTGAAGCAGATTGGTGCTTGGTGTGGACTAGCTGAAGGGGTGGTGTGTTGTGTtctgagcacaagcgcatgtgtgtttactagttgttATTTTTGCTAGCAATAtgtgtatgtttacttctgctgctaTTAAACTGATACTTTGATGCATTTATTGTGAACATATGATCTaatgtatgttttagccaaaatttgccaaagggggagtttgttggttctttgtgttggcatcaattttggtaaaacttagtgttatcacaagtTCTCACGCatgttgtcttgacatgtgatatcaacttcctgcaggatgtttaaatatggttgtgaaggatttagctaagatgtcagatccgatgttaagacatgtgtatacagaacattcagtctgaatgttatgtatcttaatATTGCATTTTTCATGCAAAGTTGTGTTTGATTATGTGAAGATTgaatgcgctattcaaggagtaatttgatttaaaaccagatTGTTCTtttttccaataagggatgattagtgtaagaccctaattttgaccctaagatccctcatggcatcatatcattgcactttgcatcttgcctcaaggatcatagcatcttggctccttaacccttgggttgggacttgtgtgagttggtttgagaccaccaatcaggcttgaattgtatattattgattttcttattttttttactaaccaaaagtacaaaaacatgtcactaacattgtttgttttgaagcttgagcaatcatgtgattcaaggctcctaggaggcccctatgctcaaagaatggccagatgaaagtgaaagcaagcatggcaatggttctcAAAGATTTCAAtaatcatatatgcctcccaagtatctcaatttgtcaatttgatcaagataaaccaaagggcttgaggattgtttcccaaggaaaccctaattcatctgttcattgactgtgccttgctcatgaagcaacctcaacccatgatcaaatacaatcaagggaatttatttcattcatcatttttttgttgcatatatgagcttatgtgagtgtcctcaatcatccattcattaagatttgatgtttggacttgagaagttgatcagtcaattcatctgactattttgaaatccactgagacctaacttttgatgtgtttgtaaaatgagAATGACCCCAAGAAcaaaaatgttattaagaaccatatgaacaactttcatgttcataaaaatttcatttgaaacttgtaaggtcataattcatttcaaaacattataggtcattttgactgaaaccctaattttgggtcaacttcccaaggacctaactccttcattttcatgattttagggtgggatcaaatgcattggaaagtttaagatgtctacttaatttgttatgttgaacacattttcataattctaaaagaaacaaCTTTGATGTCTACTTAAgttgtcttgaaaatatatacaactttgatgttgaagattttgtcatttgagacttgaatcattgaaacagaagggcttgaagttggtccattaTGGCAAAATTTtcatatacatgttttgcaccttgaacttcatggtctgttttcataaatttcccaactccaaatggatttttgttcaacataaaatttgttcctcatgtcaagacttttccaaccattaccgacatgcctatgtttcaatttggcaaagggcattttcgaagaggtgacAGTTTGTgttcatttatgcataacatatcaaaactccatgcacaagccaattcaatcaaatctgcacgtccaatttcatttggctgatgtttagcttgcatttgcaattgagtttgggcctcacatgcgcctacacaggcccatgcatggaggacccaagctcatgcacacacgagttttcca from Lathyrus oleraceus cultivar Zhongwan6 chromosome 7, CAAS_Psat_ZW6_1.0, whole genome shotgun sequence encodes the following:
- the LOC127102581 gene encoding uncharacterized protein LOC127102581 translates to MYPSPEVKQHSKKNDDSSSSEKDMAAEGLCSLGQTVFGKGKPVASKTANASYSEKHDVTNDTRKGRSMAELMSARTIKKTAGAGPSKSWSKVEVKKRKVREVSESEEDVEEDVPEISPVKKTHVKKSPVTVVVVHLDNIFFHLEDGASKWKCVIQRRVAVERELGKDVVEVKEVMDLIKFAGLMKTVAGFSQCYEGLVKEFIVNIPEDTADKNNKEFCKVFVRGKCITFSPTVINNFLGIRVKGAGELEATDNEPTSKVGTIAELKETCKELGEGIMVAITRKESLEALIARLEQAEGENM